In Emcibacteraceae bacterium, a single window of DNA contains:
- the clpS gene encoding ATP-dependent Clp protease adapter ClpS: MSKQDKDNNGDVDGAVITQTRSKTKKPSMYKVLMLNDDYTPMDFVVHVLQKFFKMPEPQAMRVMLQVHQQGIGVCGVFSFEIAESKVRQVVDYARKYEHPLQCTLEKD; encoded by the coding sequence ATGAGTAAACAGGACAAGGATAATAATGGTGATGTGGACGGGGCAGTCATCACCCAGACCAGATCCAAAACCAAAAAACCGTCGATGTATAAGGTTCTCATGCTTAATGATGATTATACGCCGATGGATTTTGTTGTTCATGTCTTACAGAAATTTTTTAAAATGCCTGAACCGCAAGCAATGAGAGTTATGTTGCAGGTTCATCAGCAGGGAATTGGTGTTTGTGGTGTTTTCAGTTTTGAAATCGCTGAAAGTAAAGTTCGTCAGGTCGTTGACTATGCACGAAAATATGAACATCCGCTCCAATGTACCCTGGAAAAAGATTAA